The genomic region CGGGCGCTTTATCGTTGAAGAAATGGCCAAGGGCGGCAAAGCGCTCAACGCCAAGCTGACCCTGCAAGGCCTCGGCGCCGAAGTCATGCTCGCACTGGGTGTGAAGCTGGGCGACGACATCCTGCTGAACGTGCGTGAAGCCGGTCAGGGTCAGGATGGCAACACCTGGTTCACCTACCACACCGTCGGCGGCAAGTTGAAGTCCCTCGAAGAAACTGCAGTGAAAATGGGTGAAAAACCCAAGACCAATCTGGAGCTGTCCTGCCGCACCTACAACCGCCTGGAAAACGGCGTACCGGTGATCGACATCGACGTGCGCACCCAGAAGTTTGTGCTCAACGGCGTCGACATCCTTGGTGATGCGCGTCGTGCGGTGCTGATGCCGTAACCCGTTACACCGCAAAACCTGTGGGAGCGAGCCTGCTCGCGAAGCCTTTGGCACATTCAACATCAATGTGACTGAACCACCGCTTTCGCGAGCAGGCTCGCTCCCACAGTGGGCCAGTGTGACTGGCAGAAATTGAGTAACCCCTCAAGAATCACCAAGGAATTCATACATGTCGTGGATGCCACCCCAGCATGACCTGTTGTCGCCGATCACCGGCGACGACGGTTCGCAGATCGAATCGATCCAGCTCAAACCACTGTTCTACGCCGCGCAAAAAGAAGCGCTGGAGCGCGCCGGCGATGATGAAGACGATCAGTTCTTCGAACTGGCGCTGCTCGCCACCGGCCTGTCGGTCAAGGAACTCGACCAGCTCAAGCGCCCGGATTACGTCAGCATCGCCCAGTACGTGCACGAGATGTCGACACGTCCTGCGTCGTACTTTCTGGAGCAGGTCGAAGATGCGGAAAAATCCGCTGATCCCGATCAGGTGCAACTGCTGCAACCGCTCGCCGTGACCGGCCGCACCGTGACTTCGCTGAGCCTGGAAATGCCCGTGCTGCGCGCGACCAAAGTGATGAAGAAACTGAAAACGGCCAAGGAACGCGCCGAGTTCATCACCGCCCATTGCACCGGCCTGATGATCCCCGATCTGGCCCTGATGACCGTCCCGGACTGGACGCAATTGCAGGTGCGCATCGACGATTTTTTAAACCAGCCGGCGGCCTACTTTCGGAACGCGACATCGAAGTAATCCTCGATATCGTCCCGCTCATTTACCCGGTAAGTGAAGCGGAGATTCTGGAATGGGACGCCGAAAAGGCGTTGCGCCGCTACGACATAGCGATCACTCGCCTTGGCGTGAAACAGGAGTAGAGCGGCAATGGCAGAGAACAGATATGCGCTCACATACGCCGGTGAGAGCGGCAATACAACGGGCGGATTAACACTGCCCGACAACCTCGGAAAACCGCTGCAGGATTTGAACCTGACACTGGCCTTGGCAAGCGTGGATATTCGTTTGCTGACCCAAGAGCAGATCAAGCTGCGCGAACTGTTGGTCAGCCAGCGATCGCTATTCAAGGTTGTGGCAGCAGCCCCTGCTGCCAATAGTGAGCCGAAGTCAAAGCTCAAGGCGGAGGTCGAGCAGCGCTCACCCCCCAAAGCCATGCAAGCGACGATGGCACAGCAGACCTCTTTGTCTGAACTCAACAGAGTTCTGAAACTGGATAAAGATCAGCTTGAGGCGCTTTCACAAGAAACCCT from Pseudomonas tensinigenes harbors:
- a CDS encoding phage major tail tube protein, with protein sequence MFTNRVRQAIAATLQGLPLSATVEEFTPPKIEFDVEEMRGGRFIVEEMAKGGKALNAKLTLQGLGAEVMLALGVKLGDDILLNVREAGQGQDGNTWFTYHTVGGKLKSLEETAVKMGEKPKTNLELSCRTYNRLENGVPVIDIDVRTQKFVLNGVDILGDARRAVLMP
- a CDS encoding phage tail assembly protein — translated: MSWMPPQHDLLSPITGDDGSQIESIQLKPLFYAAQKEALERAGDDEDDQFFELALLATGLSVKELDQLKRPDYVSIAQYVHEMSTRPASYFLEQVEDAEKSADPDQVQLLQPLAVTGRTVTSLSLEMPVLRATKVMKKLKTAKERAEFITAHCTGLMIPDLALMTVPDWTQLQVRIDDFLNQPAAYFRNATSK